Part of the Xiphophorus maculatus strain JP 163 A chromosome 3, X_maculatus-5.0-male, whole genome shotgun sequence genome, aattaattgtttattaaattaaaatgagttccaATAGATTAGAtgttcttttagtgttgtagtttggctgcCGTCCAGAAGAGGGCGCAGCTGGTCACCCTTAAGCAGAGTCTATTGGTACAGGAATAAAGATGGCGGCTATCCCAGAATGGGAAAGAGAATCGGTCCAAACAATGTTTGCGGTGGGACGCAAAATACACTATGCAGTTCTGTTTTGAATTATAAACACTCAACAAACTCCTTAATTTTTAACAACGCTCATTCAGCCGAGCTGCAtgacaaagcagcagcagcagcttaaattaaatttactgATGTGCTACAAAGGTGAGCATAATAAGTCAGAAATATTATGGTGGAGGGTGCAACAGAGGAAAAATTGTAACatgatgagggaaaaaaagcctgATGCCAATAAACAAAATCGATGTCGAGTTCTGTCGGGAGCTAATATTCCGTCAAGAGCAACCAGTCGACTACTGCATGAACATCTCTCTGTTCATGGggaattattttattctcttcatcttttattttttttctactcaaCTTAATAGGTTTCCgttttgttatatttgataGATATGTCTTAAGTTAattatgtggagaaaaaaaaaaattttttttgttcattcagtCAATATTTAATACAGTTGActctaggcctgtcacaatgaCAAATTTTTTCCCAACAGTTTTTGcgattaaaaagatttaaaaaatcttgtttgtgagactattttcaagtaTTTTGATGATAGCATAATAAAGCAAGAACCCAAATACAAAGATTATTAAACTTCAAATTTGAATGAACATTTAAGGCTGGAactggaggacattttaaatatccaaaataaaacagaaatggcTAATAATGTGAATTATGAaatctttgtaaacaaaattatccttcaaaaaagggctagttgagactaATGACACAGGCGGAAGATGTtagtcatccagtttttggtggaaaaagagaaataataaatcatgcaaatagaaattattgagctcgttttaatttatcatgcgattaatttagtgtttattgcgacaggcgGAGCAGACACaaaattctttttaattcagaatattatgaaaaatgtagcCCTTTATGTTGAtatattatacaaaaaaatgacCACTTATCAATTAATCGATGAGATTTACTTCAGATGAACTTATTGATAACTTTCTTCCCTACTCCTTAATGCTGATATTCTCATTCTCCTGTTTATTAAAatccttttctgtttctctctctccatccaGGGCACTTACATTTACTTCGACTATGAGAAATGGGGCCAGAGGAAAAAAGAGGGGTTCACCTTTGAGTACAGGTACCTCGAGGACAGAGACTTGCAGTGACACACACAGAGGGACGCAaaaggacagagaaaaacaaaacgtgcTGCTGTTGACATTCCGAGACTGAACTCCAAACTGTGGATAGAGATTGTGATGTGTAGTAGAAACCCTCTCCCGACACGGAGACCGGTGTCTGTATAGGCTGCATCTCAATGTGAAGCCCTAGCTCCTCGTGtagtgctttttctttttcgacaaaaaaaacaaaacaaacaaaaaaaaaacaccctgtgGGTCCGATCAAATGTTGCCACGCTGCACGAGCTGGGAAGGCTCCCGTTGGAGATCCGCGTCTGTGTTCACACTCAGTATGTGGCATCAGGAAAAGCCTGCCCAACCCTCCCTACCCCCCATGCATGTTTctcatataattttttttttttttttccgtttcaACAATGATTCTCTGTACCACCTGCCCAACATGAGCCTGGAAGCCTTTTGACTCGACACAAAACAAACCTTGGATTAGATTGTTATGGTGCCCATCttgtattttctgtaatttggtGGTTTAGAACGGGGACGTTCAGTGGACATTTAGTGATGGTGTGTAGGAACGGCTTCTTTTAAGACCCTACAATGCCTGTTGAATATGGTCACTATTGAAGATAGTGAGCGCTTATCAATAGTTTTATTGATATTGTCTTGGTCGATTAAAACGTGATTGAGAGTGACCACAGGGCCTCTCCCTGTGTAAGGGAAAGAGTCCTTATTGGACATGGATTAAATTGCTATGCAATTGAACTGGTCTCTGACtctctttacaaataaaatgtttttaagttaaccTCTCGAAGATATTATGGCGCCTTCATGTTTGTGATGAcgtaataaacatgtaaaataaatcttaatatTAGGGTTTGAGATATTTTATCTGCTTGATCTGTTTGACTCTTTCACCATCAGCAATTTctatacaaaaaaacaacacacatttCAGAGTGTACACAATGCAGCTATGGGTGCATCTCAACAAATCAGAGTAAAACTGAGAACATATAAGCCGAGTGTTTCTGGTCATTTTCTATGATCTAatattcagtttctcagaagttttaatgcagaaatgttggTATATACCGTACAGTATTTGCTTTAATTACTGGATTAATGCGGCGTGGCATGGAGGTCATCTTCTCCATGGTAAAACTCCACAGATACTCTGAGGATTATTTAGGCTAGGTCAGTGATAGCATGgttaataaacaaattattggTATTTCTTTCAGTATggacactgcaaaaatacagtcctactaattattttttcatatagTTTCTTTTGTGCATTCAAAgtaagacaaaaataagttttcagTAAGAAATAGGTGCTTATTTTAGCACCTATTGAAACAGTACTTTAAGtaaagtactagtttcactggcagattatatCACTTATAGCTAGCAGTttttagtaagattttgtgtatttgcagtGTATAAAGTCGTCCTAAAATCTCCTGGTAGACAGTTACTGTTTGTGGCTTATCCTATGATTGTGCTGGTtataatatttctgtattaaaaatctcTATTGGTCTCATGTAATAtcctaattttctgagaaactaaaCATTGGGTTCCCATTTGTTCTAAACCATAATCATGAAAATTACAAgatgagtttcacttttataATAACCCTTTGAGTTCTAGTCCAAGTTATTGAGATCCACCTGTCATATCTTTATCAAACAACAAAATAGACTTGGATCAAGTTCTCCCGTTTAATCCTCAAACCCACTTAGTTTAATTTACCACCTGATATTTAAGTTAAACCCGTATACAGTGAATGTACACTGATACAACTGTTTACATGTAGAGTTTAAATAtagaaatgctaaaatattGGTGGTATTTTTAACTAGTGGGTTGATCTTCATGTGTTACTCTGCAACAACTTTTCCTTTCAAACAACCATGAGAGCTCCGCATCTGTACTGCACTTAACATTGTGTATGAGTTCGTTCTCTTTAGAGGCAGGTGAAAGAAGGGGAAATGCAAAATGCTGAGGTCTGTCTTTTATAGATTATATTTTTGGGGGACTTTTAAGGTTTTTTGAAAGGGGAAGGTCAGTATAGAAGCCGcctaaaatgtgaattttaaaagcaatttcTCGTTACAATTCTGCATGGGAGATGTCAAAACTGGGGTTATAAACGAttgtaaaagttcaataaacacttttaagaaataaCACATTCTGTGGTGTAAAGTCCCGTCATTCCTGCATGGAATAAAGAAGCACCAATCATGGATTGGATTCAAAATTTAGAGAAAGTGCTTAAAATTTCATGTAGTTCCCACAAGTTTGAACAGGGAGTGAACCGAGCCGTCTTAGTAGGCAAAGCGCATGCGCAATGCATATCGGACCCGTGGCTTCCAGTccaactaaaagaaaatatgtggacaCTCTTGACCAATCGCTCGGGGTGAAAcggagaagaaaaatatgtacaagCTGCCTCCGATCTTATAGTACAGTATGGCTGACTACCTAAGCGCGTCCACCATGCAGCAGCTTTACAGTTTGAAATCTATTGACTCATGCAGTCAATGTTTAAACGGATTGTAAAGGACGTGCGAACCCTTCACGTGAATATCAAGGTTCAGGCGTAATGGCAGAGTAAGTTCATGTAGCAACATGTCCGCCTTAGCTTGGAGATAAGAGCTACAGTTAATTTTGCTAGTTCGACAGTgagtttaatgtatttattttttatacatattgcATAAAGGATGGCTGGTTCGAGAGCTtctggcttgtttattgttggcATGGCAACCACTAACAGCTGCCATGGCAGTGTCTATAGTAATATTGCTGGGGAAATAAAACTATATTCagcaaaaatattacagaaagtACCACAGTAAATATCACTGTGGTGAATACCACCGTACTTGGTACTTAAACTGTGATAGTTACACAGTATCACTATCGATCACAATCAAAATTCATAATTGAGTCATTGTAACGTACTTATATTAGACACGAAGAGAGAGAAATAGCTATAAGTCTAATGCCAACCCTCCTAGAATTAGGGTTTgtaaagagaaatgaaaaattcaaaaatactttattgatctcaaagggaaattaaatttggGTTGGAAGGAGGGTTAGAATTAAGGTTTGAAAAAGGTTTAGAATTAGGGTTTGGTCGTGTTGTTTCGGTAGCATGATAGCAAATGAGTATGTATAATGAGAAGGACTGTTTAAGTACCGTTTCTGCTTGAACTAGGACATTTATTCATGGATCAAGCACATGTTAAGTCTTGCCGTTAAGCTCCCTGTTAGAGAACAGCAAGTTGTGCAAAATGTATTGAAACACCAGACAGTTGGATATGTGCATTCAGGAGTTTACAGGTCACATGGTTCACTCTTCAAGGTTGTACTGTAGTTTAGGCTCATCTGGAAATTTAACCAAAAAGccaaatattctttttttgatgacttattggctgaaaaaaaaatccttaaatgcaaataaccaattaaatttctttttttcaataaaaaaaaaaagattgaataaaatgcaataacgtAACATTTCTTTAGTGAACGCCTGATCATTtgtagaaactaaaaaaatacttttagtatCAACATGTGAAACACACTGCTTGACTTATGAATGTAGTGTTGACCTTTTTTTCAATTAACCAGTTAATAATTGAAGAGCAAAAGGTGATTAATAGAATTTCTTTTTGCACAGAATTTCAACTAAAACCTCACACTTGAGTTTGTGatagcaaatatttaaaaagtttaacatttaatcttaaatgcaaaatgtatttttgtgcagttttggcttaattactgctttgaatATGTGGCTCTTTTAGCAAATGGGATATTTTAGAGTTTGTGTGCTGCagttaattgattactaaattagttgacaattatttcagtaatcaattaatctgttTAACCATTTACAACCATTTCATAATAAGCTAGGGTTAAACTCTTTAATgaagatcattaaaaaaaaaaaagaaaattcaaattaTTACAGTTTACATCATTTTAAACCAAACTCAAGactctaaacattttattacaatggtaaaataaaaaataaaaataaacagggtGGAGCACATGggagaaaatgacaaatgcaCAAGGTTACATCTTTCATTCCTTTTTCACTTTGAGGAACTCTGCCATGTTGGAGAAATATTTCTGGTTGGCTTCAGCCACCTTCTTCTCTGCAGCCTGAGGGTTTACGATCTCCAGGCCCTGCAGGGGAAAGCAGAATGAGCCGaaaaaggagaataaaaaagataaagcgCGCCACTCACCAAAGGTCACACTTCTTACCTGAAGGGGAGTAAAAGCGACACTGGAGCTGGTTCCCGACGAGCGATCTCTGACTGTGGACTTTCCTCCATATGTCATGCTCTGCTTCTGCAGCGTCCTCTGTCGGCGATAAAATGGCGCGCACAGATATAAAAGACAACATAAATCAAGCAGAGCTGGAAGAATAAAGGAGCAGCGAGCGTTTACCTGCAGGGATTTGGAGATCCTCGCCTTGGTGGCCTCGTTGACCTGAGCCTGTCTGACTCTGCCGCTGCCGCTTTTTCCCAGCTGACCGAGACTGAAGCCCAGATCCTCCTGATAAGCATCATCTTCAATCTGCCACACAAAGTCAGAGATGAGCTTAAAGCCTCACCacataaagtgacaaaataataaataatgagcAAAGATAAAAACCATTTTatctcaactaaaaacaaacatgcacgTGTATTTAAAGACTTAGCTGATCAATGCATTTAACCCACAAACCTCAACTAGTTTTCACCATTTGAAACTTTTCACATGAGCtaattaaaaagcaacagagTTGGGTAGAAGCTAGTTAGATTCACTTGggtaacattttggaaaaatttttacttttaagagtatttttacgacgctgtactttttacttttacttgagtacattttcTGGACACTCAATCCACTGTGAGCAACTTCACTGAACGAAGTACAAAgcttgttttaacaaataaacaacatttctgtCGCGTTTCTCTTAAAGCCTCATAAGTTTTATCTctaaagaaacagattttttaaaaattctcttttCCCGGACTTTGTAATGAgcttatttatattaattattttcattttggtccttaaaataagaacattttaacacaactttacttaaaatataaatgatgcTTTATGCATGTAGAGTCAAACAGAGGTTATAAAGTGTGATTTTTATATTACCTGACTGCATGTTGAACTCTGTTGACTTTAGCAGAAATTTACCAATGTGGggtaaaatagtttaaaacaatgcagatttctttttttaccttcCCTTTCCATCTATTAATGTTTTGGCACATTGATGCAACGAGACACTCAGcatggagttttatttttatacaaactGTTTCCACATTCTCCAAGAGAAATATTTTGTAGTATAAAGACAGAATGTAAGCTGATGGGAAGACGCCGCAGCAAGATTACGAAACAACGcaacaaatctaaaaacagaGCCGagaagagaaaatacaaaaaaaatcacacacacacctctgcaAAGGTCATTCTGTTGGCATGTTTCCTAATCTCCGTCAGCCCGAGACGCTCCTTCATCTTTCGATACCTGCAGGGAAAGAGAAGAGAACAGTTAGCTATATTTATAGCTGCTGGCATTTAAAACTTATAAGTGTGAGTTATGCCAGATGCTTGTCTTTGCTTTCCAACGTTCAGGAAGCTTTTTTCATTGGAGTCGCCTGAATTTACTTAACCAGATATTGCCTGATTTAAGGAACATAGGATTATGATTTTAGTTGTTGCTCACTTTAGGGCTTCGTAGCTTTTTATGTCTAAAAACGATAAATTGTTTGACAATCAGGCCTTCCTGATAGATTCTCTACCTTCTCcctcctctcttcttcctctgtcCATCCAGCGGCGCCGGCAGAGGTTTGACCTGCTTCACTGGCGGCGGCTCCTGCCATTTATCAAACTTCCTCTCGATCTCTTCTTTTAGATCATAGCCaacctgcagaagaaaaataaaaataaaacgtttaCAATAAACACAATCTTAAGTCGTTCTTATCATGATTGTAAAGTAAAAATGCATCAACTGTGCATGTTTCTAAGACCTTTCCGTCTGAGCTCTCATGAAAACTGTCCACTCGTGAAGCCAGGGTGCATTTTGCTGCCACCAGACGGGCCGCCTTCCTCCTCAGGTCCTGAGTGGAAGGAGAACAGAAAGTTTAACCAGTCGGACCGGTGGATCATTTTCAATTGGCAAACTTGataaaaaacatccattttttatctgcttttgaATTGTATGGgaacaaaaacatcttcaatTTTAGTCTTGgatcaaaaatgcaaaataggCCAAATTAGATTTTGATATTTCTTTACATAATGCTGGAATTGCTCTTCATAAACGGTAGGATATTCCGTGATGATATGGTGACACTGGTTAACCAGCACTCTTTCATTTTTACCAGCAGAACAATTTCTGGGTCACATAAATTTGAGCAATGACATGTAACAGTCAAACTGGGTCCTGCGGCCGCTCCGGGTACCATTTGTTCAATTGatcatcaaaaatgttaaaattaacaacttgttaatttttcaatttaacaagtaagctggagaaaggttttaagatgtacgCATCATTATACATTCACAGATACGAAGATGAGTTTTCTTTCGGATTTTTTGTATCCgaaaacaaataactttttcattttttgttgtaaattaaaATCGGAAAGAAGAAGTGATATACAGATTGAACAAAGCTTCAGCTCAGAGGGGAAAGGACCGACGGATCAACACGATCAGCTTACAGGCGGCAGCGACTGCACGACGTCACAGTGGTAGATGAATCCTGTGTGTGGAAGCAGAGACGTGCTGCTGAAGCCAGACAGCGTTCTCCTCTGAGCCCCCAGCAGCATCAGGTTACAGGCCGGCATCTTTGAAAGGTTAGTGAGACCGCCAGCGATTCCTGCAGCCAGGacgaggaaaacaaaaacatcagcaaCAAGTGAAGGGCGCGTTCGTAAAATGCTTGTTCTGGTTCTATTTGGCTTTTTTCCCTCTCACCCATAATCTTGGCAGCAGTTGATGCTCCCACGATGATGGACAGGTTCGGGGCTATGAAGGACATTCTGGACTCCACGTACTCGTATATCCCGTGTTTGGATTGGTTCAGCTCCAGCGCCATGTCGCACGCCTCTTCAAGCTGCTTCAGTTCATCCTCACTCAGCAACGATCTGCAAGCCCACAAAGTTCAACTGAGCTCTTTACAGCATCATTTTAAATAGGAATATTGAACAACTGTGAAGCTGCAGCCACAGGAGCGGGTTTAACGTTCGTATGATTAAAGATGAGAGACTCGCCCCTGTGTGGTCGAAGCTGTGACGCTGACCACCATGATGGTAGCATTGGTCAGGATTTGCTGCAGCGTCTCATTGTTCTTACATTTCTCCAGATTGTTTCCCAGTTCCTTCAAAGAGACAACAGGAGAGACgaaatgcagttaaaatacACCATGTAGAAAAGAACAGCAACTTTTTCGTCTCTCTCTCTGATGTTAAATCTGgaaaaacttttcctgttttaggtcagacAGGATTATCAAGGCCACCTTCATGACAGGTAGTTTAATTTTTCTACTTCTTTAATTTCAGAACTTTACACACAgttattctgtattttctagTGTTGCTTTTAAACTGTACGACTCGAGTCAAATGTTTTCGGTTTCCGGCCCGTTCCTCCTGTCAGAACTGGTTTAACTGGGTCAGGTTTGAAGGCCGTGCTGCAGCTCTTTAGCTCCGACCGCAAATTTTCTTTGGTGTTGAGATCAAGGCTTTGTGATAGCCACTcctaaaaaaaattacgtttagcaaatagaaacaattttttttaatcctaactgatataaaacagaaaagatctGGTcccatttaaatgtgtttccaaG contains:
- the prpf31 gene encoding U4/U6 small nuclear ribonucleoprotein Prp31: MSLADELLADLEEAGDEGEDGLYPEEEEGDSDGERSQGRMEGALEDIPEEMEVDYSKAESVASIAKLRNSKQFSDIMEKISEYIGKQRKNSDVSGPVEADPEYRLIVAANNLTVEIDNELNIIHKFTRDKYSKRFPELESLVPDSLDYIRTVKELGNNLEKCKNNETLQQILTNATIMVVSVTASTTQGSLLSEDELKQLEEACDMALELNQSKHGIYEYVESRMSFIAPNLSIIVGASTAAKIMGIAGGLTNLSKMPACNLMLLGAQRRTLSGFSSTSLLPHTGFIYHCDVVQSLPPDLRRKAARLVAAKCTLASRVDSFHESSDGKVGYDLKEEIERKFDKWQEPPPVKQVKPLPAPLDGQRKKRGGRRYRKMKERLGLTEIRKHANRMTFAEIEDDAYQEDLGFSLGQLGKSGSGRVRQAQVNEATKARISKSLQRTLQKQSMTYGGKSTVRDRSSGTSSSVAFTPLQGLEIVNPQAAEKKVAEANQKYFSNMAEFLKVKKE